TACCGCCCATGATAATATCGTCAATGTCACTCATATACCTTAATTATATAATAAATTAGTGATGGAAGAGGCGAACGTGAGTAAACGCCATGGCGATGCCGTACTTGTCGCAGGTATCAATAACATTATCGTCACGGATACTACCGCCTGCTTCTGCTATGTATTCAACACCACTCTTGTGAGCACGCTCAATATTGTCGCCGAATGGGAAGAAAGCATCACTACCTACAGATACACCCTTGTTCTGGGCAATCCAAGCCTTCTTCTCCTCGCGGGTCAATGGCTCAGGCTTCTCCGTAAAGAACTGCTCCCAAACGCCGTCCTGCAATACATCCTCCCACTCATCAGAGATATAGACATTGATGGTATTGTCGCGGTCGGCACGACGGATCTTCTCCTTGAAAGGCAGGTTCATCACCTTAGGACACTGGCGCAACCACCACTCATCAGCCTTAGAACCAGCCAGACGGGTACAGTGGATACGGCTCTGCTGACCGGCACCGATACCGATAGCCTGACCATCCTTTACGTAGCATACAGAGTTACTCTGAGTATACTTCAGGGTGATGAGCGAGATAATCAGATCGCGCTTAGCCTCAGGAGTGAAAGTCTTGTTCTTGGTAGGAACATCCTCGAAGAGAGCAGGATCATCAAGCTTCACCTCGTTGCGTCCCTGTTCGAAGGTAACACCGAACACCTGCTTGCGCTCGATAGGAGCTGGCACATAGTCAGGATCAATCTTGATAACGCAGTAGGTACCCTTGCGCTTTTCCTTCAGAACCTCGATAGCCTCAGGAGTATAGCCAGGAGCAATGACACCATCGCTCACCTCACGCTTGATGAGGAGGGCTGTAGCCTCGTCGCATACATCGCTCAGCGCAACAAAGTCGCCATAAGAGCACATGCGGTCAGCGCCACGGGCACGAGCATAGGCACAAGCCAATGGAGAGAGCTCAAACTTGACATCATCAACGAAGTAAATCTTCTTCAATGTGTCGCTCAGAGGCAAGCCGATAGCTGCACCGGCAGGAGAAACGTGTTTGAAACTAGCGGCAGCAGGCATTCCTGTAGCAGCCTTGAGCTCCTTGACCAATTGCCAGGAATTGAAGGCATCCAGGAAGTTGATGTAGCCAGGACGGCCGTTGATCACTTCGATAGGAAGCTCCCTTCCGTCATCCATATAGATGCGAGAAGGTTTCTGATTTGGATTACATCCGTACTTAAGTGCTAATTCTTTCATCTTCTAAGAAATGTATTTTGGAATTTGGCGCAAAGTTACAAAAAATGATTGAGATATTGGACTTCTGTTTCGTAAAAAGCCCTAAAAAACAGCATTTTTATGATATAAAGCATTTTTTTTACCTCAAAACATAAAAAAGTCGGGAAAAATGTACTCTGTTTCATTCTTTTTCAGTACTTTTGCTCCCAGTTAGTAAATATGAGAGGATTGTTATGAAACAGGATTTGAAAGTCCTTGCTGAACACATAGAAAAGAAGGTTGGCAAGGCACATGTTTTCTACAAAATGTGGGATGTTTTGAAAGGGAAGGAGAAGCCTTCCCGCCAGACTTTGGACAAGCTGGCGCTGCTTGCCGGATTCCAGAGTTGGGATGATTTCCAAGGTGCTTTACACGGCACGGAGGATGGGCTCGTGAATTATGATGCGGGCGAAAAATAAAAGAATGGAGCATGGTTGGTTTAGTAGGCTGCCATGATTAATTTAATGGTAAAGATAGTTGTTTTTCGGTTAAGATTATTAACATAAAAAGGGAACCCGGTCGTGAGACTAGATTCCCTTTATTTTTTTCTGATTAGGTCTCCTAAGAAAAATTATTCTTCACCCTTAGCTACAGTCTTCTTCTCAGCGATACGAGCCTTCTTACCAGTAAGCTTACGCAAGTAATACAACTTAGCGCGACGAACCTTACCACGCTTGTTCACCTCGATAGAATCGATAGCTGGTGACTCGATAGGGAAGATACGCTCAACACCTACAGTACCAGACATCTTGCGAACTGTGAAACGCTTCTTGTCACCATGACCAGAGATCTTGATAACAACACCACGATAGAGCTGGATACGCTCCTTAGTACCCTCGACGATTTTGTAAGCGACTGTGATAGTATCACCTGCCTTGAACTCAGGGAACTTCTTGCCGGTTGCAAATGCTTCTTCAGCAACTTTAATCAAATCCATTTTTTGTATAAAATTAAAAATTGTTTGTCGTTCCAACGCAACATGGACTTGGACAACACTTCTGCCCAGACAACAGCGGTTACGCCGAAAAGCGGGTGCAAAGTTACTACTTTTTCTTGTATCTCGCAAAT
This Segatella copri DSM 18205 DNA region includes the following protein-coding sequences:
- a CDS encoding phosphoribosylaminoimidazolecarboxamide formyltransferase codes for the protein MKELALKYGCNPNQKPSRIYMDDGRELPIEVINGRPGYINFLDAFNSWQLVKELKAATGMPAAASFKHVSPAGAAIGLPLSDTLKKIYFVDDVKFELSPLACAYARARGADRMCSYGDFVALSDVCDEATALLIKREVSDGVIAPGYTPEAIEVLKEKRKGTYCVIKIDPDYVPAPIERKQVFGVTFEQGRNEVKLDDPALFEDVPTKNKTFTPEAKRDLIISLITLKYTQSNSVCYVKDGQAIGIGAGQQSRIHCTRLAGSKADEWWLRQCPKVMNLPFKEKIRRADRDNTINVYISDEWEDVLQDGVWEQFFTEKPEPLTREEKKAWIAQNKGVSVGSDAFFPFGDNIERAHKSGVEYIAEAGGSIRDDNVIDTCDKYGIAMAFTHVRLFHH
- the rplS gene encoding 50S ribosomal protein L19 produces the protein MDLIKVAEEAFATGKKFPEFKAGDTITVAYKIVEGTKERIQLYRGVVIKISGHGDKKRFTVRKMSGTVGVERIFPIESPAIDSIEVNKRGKVRRAKLYYLRKLTGKKARIAEKKTVAKGEE